From Deinococcus ruber:
CCCGGCCTCCAGTCGCAGCCCCGCCAGCACCCCGGCTGCCCGCGCCTCAAAGTCGTAGCCGCCCGCCAGTCGGTACGTTTCCTCGGCAGCAGCGAATGCTTCCAGCCCTTCCGACGTTTCCAGGTGGGCGGCGGCCTCCTCAAAGGCAGCCTGGGCACGGTGCAGCGCCGGGGGCGTCACGGCGTCGAGCAAGGAACCGTCCAGGCCTTCCGGAAACTGCGTCAGCAGCGCGACGCTGCCAGCCGCCTGCACGCTGCCAGCATCAGGCACGTCCAGGCCTGCCAGCACACGCAGCAGCGTACTTTTCCCGCTGCCGTTTTCACCGATCAGGGCCAGCCGCTCCAGGGGAGCCACTTCAAAACCGACATCCTCGAACATGGTGTGGTCGCCGTACACACGGGCCACATGCTGGACAGAAAGGGTCAAACCAACCTCCAAAGGTGTGAGCGGCCCACTTAAGCAGGGGCCGGAACTCGGAACAATCCTTTAGCGGTTGGAGCGTGTCAAGGCAGCGTGATCC
This genomic window contains:
- a CDS encoding ATP-binding cassette domain-containing protein, coding for MTLSVQHVARVYGDHTMFEDVGFEVAPLERLALIGENGSGKSTLLRVLAGLDVPDAGSVQAAGSVALLTQFPEGLDGSLLDAVTPPALHRAQAAFEEAAAHLETSEGLEAFAAAEETYRLAGGYDFEARAAGVLAGLRLEAG